A single region of the Bacillus cereus genome encodes:
- a CDS encoding DUF1385 domain-containing protein, with product MAEESKQIYGGQAVIEGVMFGGREYTVTAVRRKDKSIEFYRLPRVRNKALSILKKIPFIRGIAAIVDASANGAKHLNFASERFDVHPEEDEQIANKKEEQSKLTMILGVAAVGVLSFIFGKVIFTAVPALLAELTRPIFPSHTGQIIVESVIKLMLLLSYIYFISLTPLIKRVFQYHGAEHKVINAYENNLPLTVDNVQKQTRLHYRCGSSFIIFTVIIGMFVYFLVPTDPLWARVVNRILLIPVVLGISFEVLQFTNRLRDVPVLRVLGYPGLWLQLLTTKEPTDDQAEVAIASFEELLRLENKQ from the coding sequence GTAAAGATAAATCGATTGAATTTTATCGATTACCACGCGTTCGTAATAAAGCATTATCTATCCTAAAGAAGATTCCATTTATACGAGGTATTGCCGCTATCGTGGACGCAAGTGCGAATGGAGCGAAGCATTTAAACTTTGCTTCAGAACGATTTGATGTCCACCCAGAAGAAGATGAACAAATTGCAAATAAAAAAGAAGAACAATCAAAATTAACGATGATATTAGGAGTTGCAGCAGTTGGCGTTTTATCGTTCATATTCGGTAAAGTAATTTTCACAGCAGTTCCTGCACTATTAGCTGAACTAACGAGACCGATTTTCCCATCTCATACAGGGCAAATCATTGTCGAAAGTGTCATTAAGCTCATGTTATTATTGAGCTATATATACTTTATTTCTTTAACCCCACTTATTAAGAGGGTGTTTCAGTACCACGGTGCAGAGCATAAAGTAATTAATGCTTATGAGAATAATCTTCCACTAACTGTAGACAATGTTCAAAAGCAAACTCGCCTCCATTATCGCTGTGGCAGTAGCTTTATAATATTTACAGTTATTATTGGAATGTTTGTTTATTTCCTAGTTCCTACAGATCCACTTTGGGCAAGGGTAGTAAACCGAATTTTATTAATTCCAGTTGTTCTCGGCATTTCTTTTGAAGTATTACAATTTACCAATCGATTACGAGATGTCCCTGTTTTGCGAGTACTTGGATATCCAGGATTATGGCTGCAACTATTAACAACGAAAGAACCAACAGATGATCAAGCGGAAGTTGCAATCGCATCGTTTGAAGAATTATTACGTTTAGAAAACAAACAATAA
- a CDS encoding SA1362 family protein yields the protein MNGRSFTFAIFVLIIGLAIFGLVSSVITDPMGILKNIGIMLAVVGIFYLLYKMFTNSSGSANSQSSYKRAAKQSNRKHGKQNVAPLSNSFLKRNASDDKGKKGNSPSLKRKRKQSHLTVIEGKKNKKKDRASF from the coding sequence ATGAACGGTCGTTCGTTTACATTCGCTATATTTGTGCTTATTATCGGATTAGCAATATTCGGCCTTGTTTCATCTGTTATTACAGATCCAATGGGAATATTGAAAAACATTGGTATCATGTTAGCTGTCGTCGGTATCTTTTACTTACTCTACAAAATGTTTACAAACTCTAGTGGTTCTGCAAATTCGCAAAGCTCATATAAGCGTGCAGCGAAACAATCGAACCGCAAACACGGGAAACAAAATGTAGCACCCCTAAGTAATTCTTTCTTGAAACGAAATGCTTCTGATGACAAGGGGAAAAAGGGTAATTCTCCATCGTTGAAAAGAAAAAGAAAACAATCTCATTTAACTGTCATTGAAGGTAAAAAAAACAAAAAGAAAGACCGTGCTTCCTTTTAG
- a CDS encoding HAD family hydrolase — translation MKAIIFDFDGLIVDTETIWFHSFRDAVREYGGELPLEEFAKCIGTTDEVLYAYLKEQLKEKFNERTLKEKVTTLHKEKMKIPKARDGVKEYLEEAKEVGLKIALASSSSREWVVRFLEELQIREYFEVIKTREDVVKVKPDPALYKVAIEELGVEPSEAVVFEDSLNGLKAAIAAGLKCVVVPNDVTRNLQFENHHLRIESMKEKSLKEVLQYIK, via the coding sequence ATGAAAGCGATTATTTTTGATTTTGATGGATTAATTGTGGACACAGAAACAATATGGTTTCACTCTTTTAGAGATGCTGTTCGTGAATACGGCGGCGAGTTACCTTTAGAGGAATTTGCAAAATGTATTGGAACGACAGATGAAGTGCTTTATGCATATTTAAAAGAGCAATTAAAAGAAAAGTTTAATGAGCGTACATTAAAGGAAAAAGTAACAACTTTACATAAAGAAAAAATGAAAATACCGAAAGCACGTGACGGTGTAAAAGAATATTTAGAAGAAGCGAAAGAAGTTGGATTAAAAATCGCATTAGCCTCCAGTTCATCTAGAGAGTGGGTCGTTCGTTTTTTAGAAGAGCTACAGATTAGAGAGTATTTTGAAGTGATTAAAACGAGAGAAGATGTCGTGAAGGTAAAACCAGATCCCGCTCTTTATAAAGTTGCGATAGAAGAATTAGGAGTTGAACCATCGGAAGCTGTTGTATTTGAAGATTCATTAAATGGATTGAAAGCAGCAATTGCAGCAGGATTAAAATGTGTCGTCGTACCTAATGATGTGACAAGAAATCTACAATTTGAAAACCATCACCTTCGTATCGAAAGTATGAAAGAAAAAAGTTTGAAAGAAGTACTTCAATATATAAAGTGA
- the mntR gene encoding transcriptional regulator MntR, with protein MPTPSMEDYIEQIYLLIDEKGYARVSDIAEALSVHPSSVTKMVQKLDKDEYLIYEKYRGLVLTSKGKKIGERLVYRHELLEQFMRIIGVDESKIYNDVEGIEHHLSWESIDRIGDLVQYFEQDEVRVETLRGVQKANEEKSN; from the coding sequence ATGCCTACCCCTAGTATGGAAGATTATATTGAACAAATTTATTTGTTGATTGATGAAAAGGGTTATGCCCGTGTATCTGATATTGCTGAAGCGCTTAGTGTACATCCATCCTCTGTAACAAAAATGGTACAAAAATTAGACAAGGACGAATATCTAATTTATGAAAAATATAGAGGGCTTGTATTAACATCAAAAGGTAAAAAAATCGGAGAACGTCTCGTATATCGTCATGAATTGTTAGAACAGTTTATGCGCATTATCGGTGTGGATGAAAGCAAAATTTATAATGATGTAGAAGGAATTGAACATCATTTAAGTTGGGAATCAATTGACCGTATCGGTGATTTAGTACAATACTTTGAACAAGATGAAGTTCGAGTAGAAACACTTCGTGGTGTTCAAAAAGCAAATGAAGAGAAAAGTAATTAA
- the splB gene encoding spore photoproduct lyase, whose product MKPFMPKLVYFEPRALEYPLGKELYEKFTKMGLEIRETTSHNQIRNLPGENELQKYRNAKATLVVGVRKTLKFDTSKPSAEYAIPLATGCMGHCHYCYLQTTLGSKPYVRVYVNLDEIFEKAKQYMDERAPEITRFEAACTSDIVGIDHLTHALKRAIEFIGDSEHGRLRFVTKYSHVDHLLDARHNGKTRFRFSINSRYVIKNFEPGTSPFEERIEAARKVAGANYPLGFIVAPIYMHEGWEEGYRELFERLYNALKDMTIPNLTFELIQHRFTKPAKKVIQERYPNTKLEMDEEKRKYKWGRYGIGKYVYQKDDVEVLEETIRGYIYEYFPDAEIQYFT is encoded by the coding sequence ATGAAACCATTTATGCCAAAACTCGTTTACTTTGAACCGAGGGCACTCGAATATCCGCTTGGAAAAGAGCTTTATGAGAAGTTTACGAAGATGGGATTAGAAATTCGTGAAACGACATCACACAATCAAATTAGAAATTTGCCAGGCGAAAATGAATTGCAAAAGTATCGTAATGCAAAAGCGACACTAGTCGTTGGGGTGAGGAAGACATTAAAGTTTGATACATCAAAGCCGTCAGCTGAATATGCAATCCCGCTTGCAACAGGGTGTATGGGACATTGTCATTATTGTTATTTGCAAACGACACTTGGTAGTAAACCTTACGTAAGGGTGTATGTGAATCTAGATGAAATATTTGAGAAGGCAAAGCAATATATGGATGAAAGGGCCCCTGAAATAACAAGATTTGAAGCGGCGTGTACATCAGACATCGTCGGAATTGATCATTTAACACATGCATTAAAGCGGGCGATAGAGTTTATCGGAGACAGTGAACATGGACGTTTACGTTTCGTTACAAAATATTCGCACGTTGATCATTTATTAGATGCAAGGCATAATGGGAAAACGCGTTTTCGATTTAGTATTAATTCACGTTATGTGATTAAAAATTTTGAACCAGGGACATCGCCATTTGAAGAACGAATTGAGGCTGCACGTAAAGTGGCGGGGGCTAATTACCCTCTTGGTTTTATTGTTGCGCCAATTTATATGCATGAAGGGTGGGAAGAAGGGTACCGTGAATTGTTTGAACGGTTGTACAATGCGTTAAAAGATATGACGATACCAAATTTAACGTTCGAATTAATTCAACATCGCTTTACGAAACCGGCAAAAAAGGTCATTCAAGAGCGTTATCCAAATACGAAACTTGAAATGGATGAAGAGAAGCGGAAATATAAATGGGGACGATACGGTATTGGAAAATATGTATATCAAAAGGATGATGTGGAAGTATTAGAAGAAACAATACGAGGTTATATATATGAGTATTTTCCCGATGCAGAAATTCAATATTTTACATAA
- a CDS encoding PadR family transcriptional regulator encodes MHSQMLKGVLEGCILYIISQEEVYGYELSTKLNKHGFTFVSEGSIYPLLLRMQKEKLIEGTLKASSLGPKRKYYHVTDKGLEQLEEFKKSWGMVSTTVNNLLQGE; translated from the coding sequence ATGCACAGCCAAATGTTAAAAGGTGTACTAGAAGGGTGTATTCTATACATCATTTCACAAGAAGAAGTGTACGGATATGAACTGAGTACAAAATTAAATAAACATGGCTTTACATTCGTAAGCGAAGGAAGCATATATCCGTTATTGTTACGCATGCAAAAAGAGAAACTTATTGAAGGTACATTAAAGGCTTCCTCTCTTGGACCGAAGCGAAAATATTATCACGTAACTGATAAGGGATTAGAACAGCTTGAAGAATTTAAAAAAAGCTGGGGAATGGTTTCAACGACGGTAAACAATTTATTACAAGGGGAGTGA
- a CDS encoding DUF1129 family protein, which yields MNAQDMVKLNNRKRELLTPENESAYGDMLVYLRLSNVPEQQMEELLLEILDHLIEAQTENKNAYDIFGDDLQSYCDELISASPTQTKLEKTSLIGFAISLLLAIQFGIDAIISFFMFLFKKNNTLSSPPFSILGTTLSVSLIILGILFILYLLKRYSFDQKMNWKRRILFGFAFATPFCSAIFLNIYFKKQPYLIYHLTFWQNALIAILFYVLYKLLYKKSNF from the coding sequence ATGAATGCGCAAGATATGGTTAAATTGAACAATAGAAAACGAGAACTTCTAACACCTGAAAACGAATCTGCTTACGGTGATATGTTAGTATATCTTCGATTATCTAACGTACCCGAGCAACAAATGGAGGAACTTTTACTAGAAATATTAGATCATCTTATCGAAGCACAAACAGAAAATAAAAATGCTTACGACATCTTTGGAGATGATTTACAATCTTATTGCGATGAACTTATATCAGCTTCACCAACCCAAACAAAGCTAGAAAAAACTTCTTTGATTGGATTTGCTATTAGTTTACTTCTTGCTATACAGTTTGGCATAGATGCAATTATTTCATTTTTTATGTTTCTCTTTAAAAAAAACAATACATTATCAAGTCCGCCTTTTAGCATCCTTGGAACTACTTTGTCTGTTTCACTAATTATACTAGGCATACTGTTTATTTTATATTTATTAAAGCGTTACTCCTTTGATCAGAAGATGAATTGGAAAAGAAGAATTCTATTTGGTTTCGCTTTCGCTACTCCATTTTGTTCCGCTATATTCTTAAATATTTATTTCAAAAAGCAACCTTACCTCATTTATCATCTAACCTTTTGGCAAAATGCCTTAATCGCTATCTTATTTTACGTTTTATATAAATTACTATATAAAAAATCAAATTTTTAA
- a CDS encoding lipoate--protein ligase family protein: MGKEKWCYINSGQCSPAFNMALDECLLNWQSEKKMPPTIRFYEWEVPTLTVGYFQRVEKDINMDVVNEKEYGFVRRQTGGRGVLHDKELTYSVIVSEDHPNMPKTVTEAYRVISQGLLDGFKALGLEAYYAVPKTEADRENLKNPRSGVCFDAPSWYEIVVEGRKIAGSAQTRQKGVILQHGSIPLEIDLDELYDLFLFPNERVKERMKNMFSSKAVAINELTDRTFTIEQLIKAFETGFEKGLDIELVPYELTEEQLHEVQTLAKEKYESNEWNYKK, encoded by the coding sequence ATGGGAAAAGAAAAATGGTGTTATATTAACTCTGGTCAATGTTCACCAGCATTTAATATGGCGTTAGATGAATGCTTATTAAATTGGCAAAGTGAAAAGAAAATGCCGCCAACAATTCGTTTTTATGAATGGGAAGTGCCGACATTAACAGTCGGGTATTTTCAGCGTGTTGAAAAAGACATTAATATGGATGTAGTTAACGAAAAAGAATATGGTTTCGTTCGTCGTCAAACAGGCGGCAGGGGTGTATTACATGATAAAGAATTAACGTACAGTGTTATTGTGTCTGAAGATCATCCAAATATGCCAAAAACAGTTACAGAAGCATATCGTGTTATTTCGCAAGGCTTATTAGATGGTTTTAAGGCATTAGGATTAGAAGCATATTATGCAGTTCCGAAAACAGAAGCGGATCGTGAAAATTTGAAAAATCCGCGTTCAGGAGTATGTTTTGATGCACCATCTTGGTATGAAATTGTAGTTGAAGGAAGAAAAATCGCAGGTAGTGCTCAAACACGTCAAAAAGGTGTTATTTTACAGCACGGTTCTATTCCGTTAGAAATAGATTTAGATGAGTTATACGATCTATTTTTATTCCCGAATGAACGTGTAAAAGAGCGTATGAAAAACATGTTTTCTTCTAAAGCGGTAGCGATTAATGAATTAACAGATCGTACATTTACGATTGAACAGTTAATTAAAGCGTTTGAAACTGGATTTGAAAAAGGATTAGATATAGAGCTTGTGCCGTATGAACTAACAGAAGAACAGCTTCATGAAGTTCAAACGTTAGCAAAAGAGAAGTATGAAAGTAATGAATGGAATTATAAAAAATAA
- a CDS encoding rhodanese-like domain-containing protein: MSTSWIILLAVIVAFIGYTVWMYFYQKKLIKTLTEEEFRAGYRKAQLIDIREADEYNAGHILGARNIPLSQVRLRHKELRKDQPVYLYCQSGFRTGRAAQYLKKQGYKDFYQLQGGFKSWTGKIKKK; this comes from the coding sequence GTGTCAACAAGTTGGATTATTTTATTAGCCGTAATCGTAGCGTTCATCGGTTACACTGTATGGATGTATTTCTATCAGAAAAAATTAATTAAAACTCTTACAGAAGAAGAATTTCGCGCTGGCTACCGTAAAGCACAGCTTATCGATATTCGCGAAGCAGACGAATATAACGCAGGGCATATTTTAGGTGCACGTAACATTCCGTTATCACAAGTTCGCCTTCGTCATAAAGAACTTCGTAAAGATCAACCTGTTTACTTATACTGCCAAAGCGGATTCCGTACAGGTCGTGCAGCACAATACTTAAAAAAACAAGGCTACAAAGATTTCTACCAATTACAAGGTGGATTTAAATCTTGGACAGGCAAAATTAAAAAGAAATAA
- a CDS encoding DNA polymerase III subunit delta — MFSSVLLSSCSFQQTMQEEKTFVGTTGGAKDRVTDPIPLKELPKYFPAKFKVPTFLPYDITSDVMGEVRMMGKKNVVVTIKYKQQEKGRRDYIELTVANFSYSFPYLVEENRFQEQMRLNNGAPAYFKNKDDYERGDEFATLIWQEQGIEYQLLYRNVDEKDEDVIKQNLLYIANNME; from the coding sequence GTGTTTTCTAGTGTATTACTTAGCTCATGTTCATTTCAGCAAACGATGCAAGAAGAAAAAACATTTGTGGGAACAACAGGGGGGGCTAAGGATCGTGTTACTGATCCTATCCCGCTAAAGGAGCTACCGAAATATTTTCCAGCGAAGTTCAAAGTTCCAACATTTTTACCTTATGACATTACGAGTGATGTGATGGGGGAGGTAAGGATGATGGGCAAGAAGAATGTTGTCGTAACGATTAAATATAAGCAACAAGAGAAAGGAAGGCGCGACTATATAGAATTAACAGTAGCAAACTTTTCTTACAGTTTTCCATACCTCGTAGAAGAGAATCGATTTCAAGAACAAATGAGGCTGAATAATGGAGCGCCTGCTTATTTTAAAAATAAGGATGATTACGAACGAGGAGATGAATTCGCTACGCTTATATGGCAAGAGCAGGGAATTGAATATCAGCTATTATATCGTAATGTAGACGAGAAAGATGAAGATGTAATCAAGCAAAATTTATTATACATTGCGAACAATATGGAATGA
- a CDS encoding LacI family DNA-binding transcriptional regulator produces the protein MANIKQIAKTAGVSIATVSRVLNNHPYVKEEKRKRVLDAVEELNYAKNINAIHLIKGKTYTIGVMLPFINVPYFSTIIEGIGNEALAAGYHINLCQTNYDSIEEIRVLEMMKMKQFDGMIICSRTSSWEQIEPFAKFAPIISCEKMKHPLISSVFVDHYEGFRLGTSYLLSKGHEKIGICLARKTSVNSIERKKAFADTLRHEGKTVHPDWIFHQCYTMQDGAKILHRILNMKNRPTAIFTANDQVAAGLLTEARKHGIRIPEDLAILGFDNHEISKALEITTIEHPGLTMGSHAFSLFHKQIQSEQIIGNAEELSFHLIERETV, from the coding sequence ATGGCCAATATAAAACAGATTGCAAAAACTGCTGGTGTATCCATAGCAACTGTTTCCCGCGTCCTTAATAATCACCCTTACGTAAAAGAAGAAAAACGTAAGCGTGTTCTAGATGCAGTTGAAGAATTGAACTATGCAAAAAATATTAATGCTATTCATTTAATAAAGGGAAAAACATATACAATCGGGGTTATGCTCCCTTTCATTAATGTTCCATACTTCAGTACCATTATTGAAGGAATCGGAAACGAAGCATTAGCAGCTGGATATCATATTAATTTATGCCAAACGAATTACGATAGTATTGAAGAAATTCGCGTTCTTGAAATGATGAAAATGAAACAATTCGACGGGATGATTATTTGCTCTCGAACGAGTTCATGGGAACAAATTGAACCGTTCGCAAAATTTGCCCCCATTATTTCATGTGAAAAAATGAAACATCCGCTCATTTCATCTGTCTTTGTAGATCATTATGAAGGATTCCGCCTTGGTACTTCCTATTTACTCAGTAAAGGTCATGAAAAAATCGGCATTTGTTTAGCAAGAAAAACAAGTGTTAATTCAATCGAGCGTAAAAAAGCTTTCGCCGATACTCTTCGTCACGAAGGAAAAACAGTGCACCCTGATTGGATTTTCCATCAATGTTATACGATGCAGGACGGGGCAAAAATACTTCATCGTATTTTAAACATGAAAAATCGTCCAACCGCTATTTTTACAGCGAACGATCAAGTTGCAGCTGGTTTATTAACAGAGGCGCGAAAACATGGCATTCGAATACCCGAAGACCTCGCTATCCTCGGATTTGATAACCATGAAATTTCAAAAGCATTAGAAATTACAACTATTGAACATCCCGGTCTCACAATGGGCTCACATGCTTTTTCTTTATTCCATAAACAAATTCAAAGTGAACAAATTATCGGCAACGCAGAAGAACTTTCATTCCATTTAATTGAGCGAGAAACAGTCTAA
- a CDS encoding TetR/AcrR family transcriptional regulator has translation MKMTANRIKAVALSHFARYGYEGTSLANIAQEVGIKKPSIYAHFKGKEELYFTCLESALQKDLQSFTDDIENFSKLSTEELLVNLLKGYAKRFGESEESMFWLRTSYFPPDAFREQIINKANVHIENVGKLLFPVFKRASEQDELHNIEVKDALEAFLCLLDGLMVELLYAGLNRFETRLDASWKVFWRGLSN, from the coding sequence ATGAAAATGACAGCAAACCGCATTAAAGCTGTAGCACTTTCTCATTTCGCACGCTACGGCTACGAAGGAACTTCATTAGCAAATATTGCTCAAGAAGTTGGGATTAAAAAACCATCGATTTACGCACACTTTAAAGGAAAAGAAGAGTTATATTTCACATGCTTAGAATCCGCTCTTCAAAAAGATTTGCAAAGCTTCACAGACGATATCGAAAATTTTTCAAAATTGTCCACTGAAGAATTACTAGTAAATCTGTTAAAAGGTTATGCAAAACGATTTGGTGAAAGTGAAGAATCAATGTTTTGGTTACGAACTTCTTATTTTCCGCCGGATGCATTTCGCGAACAAATTATCAATAAAGCGAATGTACACATTGAAAACGTCGGAAAACTTTTATTCCCTGTATTTAAAAGGGCAAGCGAGCAAGATGAGCTGCATAACATTGAAGTAAAAGATGCCTTAGAAGCTTTTCTATGCTTACTTGACGGTCTTATGGTTGAACTACTATACGCAGGTTTAAATCGTTTTGAGACACGTTTAGACGCCTCTTGGAAAGTATTTTGGCGCGGACTTTCAAACTGA
- a CDS encoding DMT family transporter, whose product MAWIYVILAGIIEIFWVIGLKHAETPLEWIGVALLITVSFVLLFRAYKDLPVGTVYAVFTGIGAGGIVLTEIFIFGEPFSIVKVLLIGLIFFGVIGLKRVTEEKETKEAA is encoded by the coding sequence ATGGCATGGATTTATGTAATCTTAGCTGGTATTATTGAAATCTTTTGGGTAATTGGACTAAAACACGCGGAGACACCACTTGAGTGGATAGGTGTCGCTCTATTAATTACAGTAAGTTTCGTCTTATTATTTAGAGCTTATAAAGATTTACCTGTCGGTACTGTGTACGCAGTCTTTACAGGAATCGGCGCAGGCGGAATCGTTCTTACAGAGATTTTCATCTTCGGAGAACCATTCTCTATTGTAAAAGTATTATTAATCGGTTTAATCTTCTTCGGAGTAATTGGTTTAAAACGAGTAACAGAAGAAAAAGAAACGAAGGAGGCTGCATAA
- a CDS encoding DMT family transporter, with amino-acid sequence MAWVFLILAGICEIIGVLFMKVATEKKGWAPKVILIANFGVSFFFLSLAMDTLPMGTAYAIWTGIGTAGSALLGILIFRESADWRRLAFLSCILCGAVGLKLLS; translated from the coding sequence ATGGCTTGGGTATTTTTAATTCTAGCTGGTATTTGTGAAATTATTGGTGTACTCTTTATGAAAGTAGCCACTGAAAAGAAAGGCTGGGCACCAAAAGTTATTTTAATCGCTAACTTCGGCGTAAGCTTCTTCTTCTTATCCCTTGCGATGGACACATTACCGATGGGAACTGCTTACGCGATTTGGACTGGAATCGGAACTGCCGGTAGTGCACTTCTAGGTATTCTTATTTTCCGCGAATCAGCGGATTGGCGTCGTCTTGCCTTCTTAAGCTGCATTCTATGCGGCGCTGTTGGCTTAAAACTATTAAGCTAA
- a CDS encoding DUF3975 family protein — MWKEKGKQMLAWITLGIVILLQISFHIIESLFHKVVSILTFLPNMTLEIVSIVWSIIASIAIVIIWSIAKLWNKLFKKDSSSEKK; from the coding sequence ATGTGGAAAGAAAAAGGAAAACAAATGTTAGCATGGATTACACTTGGTATCGTCATTCTATTACAGATAAGTTTTCATATAATAGAATCATTGTTTCATAAAGTAGTATCCATTCTCACATTCCTTCCTAACATGACACTTGAAATTGTATCAATTGTTTGGTCCATTATTGCCTCCATTGCAATCGTTATTATATGGAGTATCGCCAAGCTATGGAATAAGTTATTTAAAAAGGACAGTTCTTCTGAAAAGAAGTAA
- a CDS encoding DUF3929 family protein — protein sequence MVYHLENGETIKDIKEFCYRDQGKVLERVAHRVMDNREVTAIDKQGTIISIACEDIVKVELDYITES from the coding sequence ATGGTATACCATTTAGAAAATGGAGAAACAATTAAAGATATAAAAGAATTTTGTTACCGAGACCAAGGGAAAGTGCTAGAAAGAGTAGCTCATCGTGTAATGGACAATAGAGAAGTGACAGCGATTGATAAGCAGGGAACGATCATTTCAATAGCGTGTGAGGACATTGTAAAGGTAGAACTTGATTACATAACAGAAAGTTAG